The Streptomyces sp. NBC_00576 genome contains the following window.
ACGTCCTCCTGATCGGCGCGGTCGGCGACCCAGAACATGCCGTCCGGGTAACGGTATTCGGCGATGGACTCCTCCCGCATGGTGGCGGAGAAACCTGGCGCGAGCGGCGCGGTGTAGTGGCCGTCACGCATCACCACGGGGGCGATGAAGTGCTCGTGGAGGTGGTCGACGAACTCGATGACGCGGTTCTCGGTCGTGCCGGACAGCGCCAGGTAGTCGAACATCGACAGGTGCTGCACCAGTTCGCACAGGCCCACGCCACCGGCGTGCGGGCACACCGGCACCCCGAACTTCGCGGCGAGGAGCAGGATCGCGAGGTTCTCGTTGACCCCGCCGACCCGGGCCGCGTCGATCTGGAGCACATCGATGGCGTCGGCCTGGAGGAGCTGCTTGAAGACGATGCGGTTCTGCACGTGCTCGCCGGTGGCGACCTTCACCGGGGCGACCGCCCGACGCACGGAGGCGTGTCCGAGGATGTCGTCGGGGCTGGTGGGCTCCTCGATCCAGTACGGGGCGAACTCGGCGAGCGCGTTGGTCCATTCGATCGCCTCGTCCACGTTCCAGCGCTGGTTGGCGTCGATGGCGATGCGGATGCCGGCCCCGACCGCCTCGCGGGCGGTGCGCAGCCGGCGGATGTCGTCGTGCAGGTCGGCGCCGACCTTGAGCTTGATCTGGGTGAAGCCGTCGGCGACGGCCTGCTTGGCCAGCCGGGTGAGCTTGTCGTCGGAGTAGCCGAGCCAGCCCGGAGAGGTGGTGTAACCCGGGTAGCCGCGCTCCAGCAGAGCCGCCTCACGTTCCGCGAGCCCCGTCCGGCCCTCGCGCAGCAGCCCCAGGGCCTCCTCGGGGGTGAGGGCGTCGGCGATGTACCGGAAGTCGACCTGGGACACCAGCCACTCCGGCGAGGCGTGGGCGAGCAGCTGCCACAGCGGCTGCCCGGCGCGCTTGGCGGCGAGGTCCCACACGGCGTTGACCACGGCGCCGATCGCCATGTGCATCACGCCCTTCTCGGGGCCGAGCCAGCGCAGCTGGCTGTCCCCGATCAGGTCGCGGCTGACCGAGCCCGGGTCGGTGCACAGCTCTTCCACCGAGCGGCCCACGAGATGGGGCCGCAGGGCGCCGATGGCGGCGACCTGGACATCGTTGCCGCGGCCGATGGTGAAGGTGAAGCCGTGGCCCTCGTGGCCGTCACCGGCGTCGGTGCGCAGCACGACATAGGCGGCGGAGTAGTCGGGGTCCGGGTTCATCGCGTCGGAGCCG
Protein-coding sequences here:
- a CDS encoding L-fuconate dehydratase; its protein translation is MTTTSARITAVDTYDVRFPTSRELDGSDAMNPDPDYSAAYVVLRTDAGDGHEGHGFTFTIGRGNDVQVAAIGALRPHLVGRSVEELCTDPGSVSRDLIGDSQLRWLGPEKGVMHMAIGAVVNAVWDLAAKRAGQPLWQLLAHASPEWLVSQVDFRYIADALTPEEALGLLREGRTGLAEREAALLERGYPGYTTSPGWLGYSDDKLTRLAKQAVADGFTQIKLKVGADLHDDIRRLRTAREAVGAGIRIAIDANQRWNVDEAIEWTNALAEFAPYWIEEPTSPDDILGHASVRRAVAPVKVATGEHVQNRIVFKQLLQADAIDVLQIDAARVGGVNENLAILLLAAKFGVPVCPHAGGVGLCELVQHLSMFDYLALSGTTENRVIEFVDHLHEHFIAPVVMRDGHYTAPLAPGFSATMREESIAEYRYPDGMFWVADRADQEDVA